Proteins encoded within one genomic window of Oryza glaberrima chromosome 12, OglaRS2, whole genome shotgun sequence:
- the LOC127757643 gene encoding B3 domain-containing protein Os11g0156000-like: MAMHPLAQGHPQAWPWGVAMYTNLHYHHHYEREHLFEKPLTPSDVGKLNRLVIPKQHAERYFPLGGGDSGEKGLLLSFEDESGKPWRFRYSYWTSSQSYVLTKGWSRYVKEKRLDAGDVVHFERVRGLGAADRLFIGCRRRGESAPAPPPAVRVTPQPPALNGGEQQPWSPMCYSTSGSSYDPTSPANSYAYHRSVDQDHSDILHAGESQRDADAKSSSAASAPPPSRRLRLFGVNLDCGPEPEADQATAMYGYMHHQSPYAAVSTVPNYWGS; the protein is encoded by the exons ATGGCCATGCACCCTCTCGCCCAAGGGCACCCCCAGGCGTGGCCATGGGGTGTAGCCATGTACACCAACCtgcactaccaccaccactacgaGAGGGAGCACCTGTTCGAGAAGCCGCTGACGCCGAGCGACGTCGGCAAGCTCAACAGGCTGGTGATCCCCAAGCAGCACGCCGAGAGGTACTtcccgctcggcggcggcgactccggcgagaagggcctcctcctctccttcgaGGACGAGTCCGGCAAGCCATGGCGGTTCCGCTACTCCTACTGGACCAGCAGCCAGAGCTACGTGCTCACCAAGGGCTGGAGCCGCTACGTCAAGGAGAAGcgcctcgacgccggcgacgtcgtccaCTTCGAGCGCGTCcgcggcctcggcgccgccgaccgcctctTCATCGGCTGCAGGCGCCGCGGCGAgagcgcgcccgcgccgccgcccgccgttcGCGTcacgccgcagccgcccgccctcaacggcggcgagcagcagccgTGGAGCCCAATGTGTTACAGCACGTCGGGCTCGTCCTACGACCCTACCAGCCCTGCCAATTCATATGCCTACCATCGCTCCGTAGACCAAGATCACAGCGACATACTACACGCAG GAGAGTCGCAGAGAGACGCAGACGCCAAGAGCAGcagcgcggcgtcggcgccgccgccgtcgaggcggcTCAGGCTGTTCGGCGTTAACCTCGACTGCGGCCCGGAGCCGGAGGCGGATCAGGCGACGGCAATGTACGGCTACATGCACCACCAGAGCCCCTACGCCGCAGTGTCTACAGTGCCAAATTACTG GGGCAGCTAG